In Serratia liquefaciens ATCC 27592, the genomic stretch CAAGGCCCTATGCTTCTTAATGCCCACTTCGGCACCAACAGCCCATATTGGCGGTTGGCGTTTGACAGCAATGCCCTGGCGCTGTCGGCAGTGAAAGGAAAAACCCATATGGCCGTGGCGCTCAGCGCCATGCAGGCAGCCAAAATCCGCCGTCTGACCGGCATTACCGCCAGCCTTGATATCACCATCACGCTGGGGGGTGAGCCGATACATCTGCATCTGGTCGGGCGCAGGATCAATAATCAGGAATGGGCGGGTACCGCCTCGGCCTTCAGCGACACCCAATCGGTCGCCCGCGATCTGGTACACGGCCTGTCTTTTGCCGAACAGGTGGTGTCAGAAGCCAATTCGGTGATTGTGATTGTTGACCAGCACGGTCGTATTCAGCGCTTTAACCGACTGAGCGAAGAGTACACCGGCCTGCACGAACATGATGTTATTGGTAAAAACGTCTTTCAGCTGTTTATGAGCCCGGAAGAAGCGGCGGCATCGCGGCGAAACATCGCCGGTTTTTTTCGCAACGGATCATCCTATGAGGTGGAACGTTGGATCAAAACGGTGAAGGGGGAACGGCTGTTCTTGTTTCGCAACAAGTTCGTCCACAGCGGCAGCGGTAAAAATGAGGTGTTCCTGATTTGCTCCGGCACCGACATCACCGAAGAGCGTCGCGCTCAGGAACGACTGCGGGTATTGGCCAATACCGACATTATTACCGGCCTGCCCAATCGCAATGCCATTCAGGACAAAATCACCCAGGCAATCACCGCACGCGACGGCAATCATGTCGGTCTGGTGTATCTCGATCTCGACAACTTTAAGAAAGTTAATGACGCTTACGGCCATATGTTCGGCGACCGTTTATTGGTGGAGGTGTCGTTGGCGGTGCTTGGCTGTCTCGCACCAGACCAAACCCTGGCTCGCCTGGGGGGCGATGAGTTTCTGGTGCTTGCCCAGCAGGCCGATCGCGAGATGCTGCAACGGCTGGCACAGCGCATTATCGACCGCTTGAAGACCCCCTTTCGTATCGGCCTTATCGAGGTCTATACCGGCTGTTCGATTGGCATTGCGCTATGCCCCGAACATGGTAACGATCTCGACAGCCTGATCCGCAGTGCTGATACCGCCATGTACGTCGCCAAAGAGCACGGCAAACGCACCTATACCGTGTTCTCGCCGGAAATGAACAAACGCGTCGCGGAATACATGTGGCTGGATACCAACCTGCGAAAAGGGCTGGAACAAGATCAACTGGTGGTGTACTACCAGCCCAAAATCGAGGCGCTCAGCGGCAAGGTGTGCAGCGTAGAAGCTTTGGTGCGTTGGGATTCACCCGAGCGCGGCCTGATCCCACCGTTGCAGTTTATTTCTTATGCCGAAGAATCCGGTCTGATAGGCCCACTCGGGCGCTGGGTGCTGCAAACCGCCGCCAGACAGGCCGCACAGTGGCAACGACAGGGCTTGAATCTGCGGGTGGCAGTGAATCTTTCCGCACGGCAGTTGGTTGATGATTCCATCGTTGAAGATCTCGCTCAGGTATTGCAGTGCAATCACCTGGCCCCCTGCCTGCTCGACTTCGAACTCACGGAAAGCAGCCTGATTGAGGATGAAAAACGTGCCCGCGAAGTGATCACGCGGTTACGCGATCTGGGGGCGCAGGTGCATCTCGATGATTTTGGCACCGGTTACTCTTCTTTGGCCCAGTTGGCCCGCATTCCGCTGGATGCCATCAAGCTGGATAAAAGCTTCGTGCGCGGGGTGAATTGCAATCCGGTTTCGCAGTCGCTGGTGCGCGCCATCGTCGCGGCGGCCGAAGCGCTCAGGTTCCGGGTGATTGCCGAAGGTGTAGAGACCGAAAGCGAAAATCAGTTTCTGGATGAAGTCGGTGTGGATGAGAAACAAGGATTTCTGTTTGCGCGGCCAATGCTCCCGGACCAGTTGGAACATTGGCTGCAATCTTATTGCCCGCATCCCTCCTCAGCCTGATGCGGGCCAGGTAATGTTAGCCTGCACGACGCAGGTTTAGCGTGTGGCGGTCTTGTAGCATAACCAGACGCTCGATATAGGCACGATCTTTCTCCTCGATGGTGAAGGCCGAATGCACCCAATCCTCGGTAATATCCATCAGCTCCGAACGCGTGAGCTGCAGCACCCGCTGACGGGCGCGTAGCATGGCGCGCATCCCGTTCAATTTGGGCCGGATGGTATCGATGAAGGTGCGGGTCGCCACATAAGCATCGCCGGGCTGGAACAACTGATCGACCAGGCCACGGCTTTCAAACCATTCCGCGGTGTGCGACTCGCCCCCCCAGATCAGCTCTTCCGCCAGGCGCATACCTGCCTTGCGTGCCACCAGCGAATATCCCCCCATGCCGGGGAACAGGTTGAACGCAATTTCCGGAAAACCCATCCGCGCGTTGTTCTGTGCCAGCACGAAATGATGCGCCAACGCCGCTTCGAAGCCGCCCCCCAGGGCGCTGCCCTCCACCATCGCAATGCTGACCGCACCGGTATCAAACCCGCGCGCCGCCGCATGCACGCAGTCAATGCAGGCACGTGCGTAAGCCATCATCGCCTCGCGCTTGCGGTTTTTAATGGCCTCGGCAAAGAACTGCAGATCGCCACCGACGTTGAACATATTGGGCACCAGCGATCCGGTGACCCAAAAATCAAACTGCAATGAAGACTCTTTTGCTGCCTGCGCCAGCGTCATGATGTCTTCGATTAACGCCTGATTGAAGCAAGGGCGCGGTTCAGCACGCAGCAGCATCCACATGATGTGCCGTTCCTCCTCATAGTAGGCGGATATCTGGGTCAAATTGCCCGCTTCGGTAAACGGGCGACAGGTGGGGTGATTAAGTAATTTCATATGACCTTCCATTTTCTCTCGTGTTAACAGTTGAAACCGTTCCAGCCCCTACGGCTGCAGTTGCGCGGCGACTGGTAAACCGTCGCGCCACATCATGAGTAAACGCTTTCTTGGTGATGAAACAGATAAAAATTGAAGGTCGGAGAATGAAAAAAACCGCGCTGGAACGCGGCTGACATAAGAATTTTACCCATCGGCAGGCTGCAACATTTCACCGGGGGAGTGAACGCGCTAAGCTCACAAATTAGCCGGTTACCGGCCCCGGCGGCCAAAACGGCGAGCCTTTTGGCTATAATCAACATTGAGACAGCCTATTTATCGTTAAGGATATCGTGACGTAATGCCTACAGGATCAGATAAAGACCCCCGTCAGCCCAACAGTGAAGCGCCGCAAAAACCGCTGATCGACATCAAGACCGGCCACCAGACCCTTGACCGGCGCATTTCCGGATTTTCACGCCTGGTCGAACGCATCAAGGCCTGGCCAAGCATCGCTCACCTGCTGCGCGCCACCGAGCGCTTTAACGATCGCCTGGGCAGCCAATTCGGCGCTGCCATCACCTATTTCTCGTTTCTTTCGCTGATCCCGATTCTGATGGTGTCATTTGCCGCCGTCGGTTTTGTGTTGGCATCCAATCCGGACCTGCTAACCGGGCTGATCAATAAAATCGTCGGCAGCATCAGCGATCCGACCCTGGCCGGCACGCTGAAAAACACCGTCAATACCGCCATTCAGCAACGTACCACCGTGGGGCTGACCGGCCTGGCGTTGGCGCTGTATTCGGGGATCAGTTGGATGGGCAACCTGCGAGAGGCGATCCGTGCACAGTCGCGTGACGTCTGGGAGCGCAATCCGCAGGATCAGGAAAAAATCTATTTCAAATACACCCGCGATTTTATCTCGCTCACCGGTCTGGTGGTGGCGCTGATTATCACCCTGACGTTGACCTCCATTGCCGGTTCGGCGCAGGCGGCGATCGTGCAGGCGCTGGGTCTGGAAGGCATAGAATGGCTGCGGCCGGCCATGACGCTGATTGCGCTGTCGATCTCCATCTTTGCCAACTACCTGCTGTTTTTGTGGATCTTCTGGATGCTGCCACGGCATAAGCCGAAGAAAAAGGCGTTGCTGCGGGGCACGCTGCTTGCCGCTATCGGTTTCGAAGTGATTAAGTTTGTGATGACCATGACGCTGCCACAGGTGGCTAAATCCCCTTCCGGGGCAGCCTTTGGTTCGGTGATTGGGCTGATGGCGTTTTTCTATTTCTTCGCCAGACTGACGCTGTTTTGCGCCGCCTGGATCGCCACCGCGCAATATAAAGAGGATAAAACCCTGCCAACCTCAGAACAATCCGCGCCGTAAATCAACGCAATCATACCGGCCACTTTCCTGTGGCCGGTTTTTTATTTTGCATTTAAGCAATTAAACCAGCATATAAAACCAATAAGAAACCCACTCCCCTGCCAAAACCAGCATAACAAACTACAGCCTAACTTTTCTTTTCACCTTTTACAGATGTTCAGTCTGCGAATCATTCATTTGGCAACGTTAAAATCTATGCAGAAACGCAGTGATGAAACATTAAGCTTTTTAACCGGTTAATCGCCGCATTGTACAAAGTTTCGTCATTGAAAAGGCATTTTGCTGTGACTAAGATGGATTTTTACAAATTCAAAATATAAGAAATATTATGCAAGCCTCCATCGCACCAACTCTGGACGCCGACGACGCGTCAACACCGGTTAACTCACGCGGAAAAGTGATTGTCGCCTCGCTGGTCGGGACCGCTATCGAGTTTTTCGATTTTTACATTTACGCCACCGCTGCGGTGATCGTTTTCCCGCATATCTTCTTCCCACAGGGCGATCCCACCACCGCCACGCTGCAGTCGCTGGCCACTTTCGCCGTCGCTTTCGTTGCGCGCCCTATTGGTTCGGCGCTGTTCGGCCACTTCGGCGATCGCGTTGGGCGTAAGGTGACCCTGGTCGCCTCACTGCTGACCATGGGGATTTCCACCGTGCTGATCGGCCTGCTGCCAAGCTACGAAACCATTGGTATCTTCGCGCCAATCCTGCTGGCGCTGGCGCGCTTCGGTCAGGGTCTGGGCCTGGGCGGGGAATGGGGCGGCGCAGCCTTACTGGCCACCGAGAATGCCCCGGCCAGAAAACGGGCGCTGTACGGTTCCTTCCCGCAGCTGGGCGCGCCTATCGGCTTCTTCTTCGCCAACGGGACCTTCCTGCTGCTCTCCTGGTTGCTGACTGACCAGCAGTTTATGGAATGGGGCTGGCGCGTGCCGTTCATTCTGTCCGCCGCGCTGGTGCTGATCGGGCTGTACGTACGAGTGTCACTGCATGAAACACCGGTATTCGCCAAGGTGGCAAAAGCCGGCAAGCAGGTGAAAATTCCGCTCGGCACCCTGCTCAGCAAGCACCTGAAGGTGACGATCCTCGGCACCTTCATCATGCTGGCAACCTATACGCTGTTCTACCTGATGACGGTCTACTCGATGACCTACGGCACCACGCCGCAGCCGCTGGGGTTGGGCTATTCGCGCAACAGCTTCCTGTGGATGTTGATGGTGGCGGTGATCGGCTTTGGCGTTATGGTACCGATTGCCGGTCTGCTGGCTGACGCCTTTGGCCGTCGCAAGACCATGATCGTCATTACTCTGCTGATGATCGCCTTCGCTTTCCTGTTCCCTAGCATGCTGGGTTCCGGAAACCAGGCGCTGGTGATGGGCTTCCTGCTGTGCGGCCTGAGCATCATGGGGCTGACCTTCGGCCCGATGGGCGCGCTGCTGCCGGAGCTGTTCCCGACGGAGGTGCGCTATACCGGCGCATCCTTCTCCTATAACGTCGCGTCAATCCTCGGGGCCGCGGTAGCGCCTTATATCGCCACCTGGTTGGCAACGCACTACGGCCTGTTCTATGTCGGTCTGTACCTGGCGGCCATGGCCAGCCTGACGCTGATCGCCCTGTTGTTGATGAAAGAGACCCGAGACAAGTCGCTGTAACCCCGCTTACGCGGCCCCCATCAGGCGGGCCGCACTTCCCGTATTGTCTCCTGTCATAAAATCGGACTATGCTGAACGCTTCCTCTTTGACAGAAATGGAAATCAATAATGTCTCTGCGCCGCAGACTGTTTTGGTACGTTGTGCCATTGGTGGTGATCGCCATTGCGCTGGCTGGCTGGTTCTGGCTAATACCCTCCAATTCAAACGCGCTATGGCGTATCGTCAGCCAGCAGTGCCTGCCAAACCAACAAACGCATAACAACCCTGCACCTTGCGCGCAGGTCGACCCACAGGCCGGTTTTGTGGTGTTTAAGGATCGCAACGGGCCACTGCAGTATTTACTGATGCCAACGGCCAAAATCACCGGCATTGAAAGCCCGCAGGTGCTGGAAGCCACCACCCCAAACTTCTTTGAGCAAGCCTGGGCCGTACGGCATTTTATGGCGGATAAATACGGCAAAGAGATTGATGACGCCGATATTTCGCTGGCGATTAACTCGCAATATGGCCGAACGCAGAATCAGTTGCATATTCATATCTCCTGCCTGTTACCGGCGGTAAAAACGCAGTTGGCGCGATATGCGACAGAATACAGTGAACAGTGGGAACCCATGCCCGGCGGCTTGCTGGGGCACGACTATCTGGTACGTAAGGTCACCGCTAGTGATCTGAAAAAACAGGGGGCTTTCCGCCTGCTGGCAGAAGGGGTACCACGATCCGAAGGCCGTATGGGCAGTTTTGGCCTGGCAATGACCGCTTTGCCGGGCGGCGACTTCCTGCTGCTGGCCACCGAGCGCAGTTTGCTGCCGTTTACCCTGGCCTCGGCGGAAGAAATTCAGGATCACGACTGCCGGGTTCTGCAATAAAAATGGCCCGCAGTGCGGGCCATTAACGGTCATTTTTTCTTCTTCATCTGCTGCAGAATTTGTCCGCACTGGTTTTCCTCACCACCTTCGCTCGGCGAAACCAGCGCCAACAATGCCGCTGCCGGCGTCAACACCACGCCCAGCGCTACCGCAGCCGCACCGCGCGCAATCAGCGGACCAGCCTTCACCCCAGCGTCCGGATGTGCGAAGGTGCCTTTCACATACAGCGGCGAACGCAGCGTCATCACGCGCATCCCCTTACTTTCCGGATCGATGGACAGGTCCAGCCGCTCCGTGGCCAGATTGGTATTGCCGCTGATATTGATAATCGCGTTCTCGGTATCGAACACAAACAGCCGCGGTGCCGCCACACCGGTGCTGATCCCGATGTCCGCCGCCGCACAGTTAATGCCCACAACGTCGTCGCCAAAAAGCTGCGCTACCAGATAGTTACCGACGTTGAGCCCGAGAATTTCCATCAGGCTACGGCTGATAACCCCATTATTAATCACCATCCGCAGATCGCCGCTGCTGGTCGCCAGCAAGTCCGCCACCGAGTTGCCCGTGCCGGTGAGTTTGGCATCGCCGTTCAGCTGCCCCAGGCTACGTTTCATCGATCCCACGTTTGGCAACAGCTGCTTGAGCTGGAATTTCCGCGCGTGCATATCCACCCGACCCTGCATCGGATTCTTGCTGCCGTCGAGGCGCAGGGTGGCGTTAAGATTGCCGCCCGCCACGCCGAACCGCAG encodes the following:
- the pdeR gene encoding cyclic di-GMP phosphodiesterase encodes the protein MFADQGPMLLNAHFGTNSPYWRLAFDSNALALSAVKGKTHMAVALSAMQAAKIRRLTGITASLDITITLGGEPIHLHLVGRRINNQEWAGTASAFSDTQSVARDLVHGLSFAEQVVSEANSVIVIVDQHGRIQRFNRLSEEYTGLHEHDVIGKNVFQLFMSPEEAAASRRNIAGFFRNGSSYEVERWIKTVKGERLFLFRNKFVHSGSGKNEVFLICSGTDITEERRAQERLRVLANTDIITGLPNRNAIQDKITQAITARDGNHVGLVYLDLDNFKKVNDAYGHMFGDRLLVEVSLAVLGCLAPDQTLARLGGDEFLVLAQQADREMLQRLAQRIIDRLKTPFRIGLIEVYTGCSIGIALCPEHGNDLDSLIRSADTAMYVAKEHGKRTYTVFSPEMNKRVAEYMWLDTNLRKGLEQDQLVVYYQPKIEALSGKVCSVEALVRWDSPERGLIPPLQFISYAEESGLIGPLGRWVLQTAARQAAQWQRQGLNLRVAVNLSARQLVDDSIVEDLAQVLQCNHLAPCLLDFELTESSLIEDEKRAREVITRLRDLGAQVHLDDFGTGYSSLAQLARIPLDAIKLDKSFVRGVNCNPVSQSLVRAIVAAAEALRFRVIAEGVETESENQFLDEVGVDEKQGFLFARPMLPDQLEHWLQSYCPHPSSA
- the yhjD gene encoding inner membrane protein YhjD yields the protein MPTGSDKDPRQPNSEAPQKPLIDIKTGHQTLDRRISGFSRLVERIKAWPSIAHLLRATERFNDRLGSQFGAAITYFSFLSLIPILMVSFAAVGFVLASNPDLLTGLINKIVGSISDPTLAGTLKNTVNTAIQQRTTVGLTGLALALYSGISWMGNLREAIRAQSRDVWERNPQDQEKIYFKYTRDFISLTGLVVALIITLTLTSIAGSAQAAIVQALGLEGIEWLRPAMTLIALSISIFANYLLFLWIFWMLPRHKPKKKALLRGTLLAAIGFEVIKFVMTMTLPQVAKSPSGAAFGSVIGLMAFFYFFARLTLFCAAWIATAQYKEDKTLPTSEQSAP
- a CDS encoding crotonase/enoyl-CoA hydratase family protein, yielding MKLLNHPTCRPFTEAGNLTQISAYYEEERHIMWMLLRAEPRPCFNQALIEDIMTLAQAAKESSLQFDFWVTGSLVPNMFNVGGDLQFFAEAIKNRKREAMMAYARACIDCVHAAARGFDTGAVSIAMVEGSALGGGFEAALAHHFVLAQNNARMGFPEIAFNLFPGMGGYSLVARKAGMRLAEELIWGGESHTAEWFESRGLVDQLFQPGDAYVATRTFIDTIRPKLNGMRAMLRARQRVLQLTRSELMDITEDWVHSAFTIEEKDRAYIERLVMLQDRHTLNLRRAG
- a CDS encoding MFS transporter produces the protein MQASIAPTLDADDASTPVNSRGKVIVASLVGTAIEFFDFYIYATAAVIVFPHIFFPQGDPTTATLQSLATFAVAFVARPIGSALFGHFGDRVGRKVTLVASLLTMGISTVLIGLLPSYETIGIFAPILLALARFGQGLGLGGEWGGAALLATENAPARKRALYGSFPQLGAPIGFFFANGTFLLLSWLLTDQQFMEWGWRVPFILSAALVLIGLYVRVSLHETPVFAKVAKAGKQVKIPLGTLLSKHLKVTILGTFIMLATYTLFYLMTVYSMTYGTTPQPLGLGYSRNSFLWMLMVAVIGFGVMVPIAGLLADAFGRRKTMIVITLLMIAFAFLFPSMLGSGNQALVMGFLLCGLSIMGLTFGPMGALLPELFPTEVRYTGASFSYNVASILGAAVAPYIATWLATHYGLFYVGLYLAAMASLTLIALLLMKETRDKSL